Proteins from a genomic interval of Treponema brennaborense DSM 12168:
- a CDS encoding HD domain-containing phosphohydrolase, with the protein MTEIPFKILCADDSTSIRQYLTGLLTSWNYDVTACASGTEALEAYRTYSEYSVVLLDWIMPGMTGIDVCRQIRAADKQGYTYIIMLTSKDSTENIVEALNAGADDYLIKPFHPAELQARIQTAFRIYQYEQKLKRTEYETRLSCYRALTELAEARDYETGQHLQRVSGMAKLIAKQLGTDGTYQNQLAVFAPMHDIGKVGIPDGILHLPRKLTSAEFEVIKTHTTIGYQILCGKKTMEMAAEIAYSHHEKWNGLGYPRGLQKEEIPLSCRIVSIVDIYDALRSIRPYKQAYSHQDSVEWLYGESGKSFDPDVVEAFRAVEPEMKKLFEISYQTFPAQP; encoded by the coding sequence ATGACAGAAATACCGTTTAAAATATTGTGCGCTGATGACAGCACGTCCATCCGACAGTATCTGACCGGTTTGCTTACATCATGGAATTACGATGTTACCGCGTGTGCGTCCGGAACCGAAGCGCTTGAAGCGTACCGGACGTACTCCGAATATTCGGTCGTACTGCTCGACTGGATCATGCCCGGCATGACGGGAATCGACGTCTGCCGGCAAATCAGGGCCGCAGATAAACAGGGGTATACCTATATCATCATGCTCACCAGCAAAGATTCAACGGAAAACATCGTTGAAGCGCTCAACGCCGGAGCGGACGATTACCTCATAAAACCGTTTCATCCGGCCGAATTGCAGGCGCGCATACAAACCGCTTTCCGAATCTATCAATACGAGCAGAAATTGAAGCGTACCGAATACGAAACGAGACTTTCCTGCTACCGGGCGCTTACGGAACTTGCCGAAGCGCGCGATTACGAAACGGGACAGCATCTGCAGCGGGTTTCCGGAATGGCGAAGCTGATCGCAAAGCAGCTGGGTACGGACGGCACGTACCAGAATCAGCTGGCAGTTTTTGCCCCGATGCACGATATCGGCAAAGTCGGAATCCCCGACGGGATACTGCATTTGCCGCGAAAACTGACTTCCGCCGAATTTGAAGTAATTAAAACGCACACGACGATCGGATACCAGATCCTGTGCGGAAAAAAAACGATGGAAATGGCCGCCGAAATCGCCTACTCACACCATGAAAAATGGAACGGACTGGGATATCCGCGCGGACTGCAAAAAGAAGAAATTCCGCTGAGCTGCAGAATCGTTTCGATCGTCGATATATACGACGCGCTGCGTTCCATCAGGCCGTATAAGCAGGCGTATTCGCATCAGGATTCCGTCGAATGGCTGTACGGCGAATCCGGAAAATCGTTCGATCCCGACGTTGTAGAAGCGTTTCGGGCGGTTGAGCCGGAAATGAAAAAACTGTTTGAGATATCGTATCAGACGTTTCCCGCGCAGCCGTAA